A window of Nerophis ophidion isolate RoL-2023_Sa linkage group LG17, RoL_Noph_v1.0, whole genome shotgun sequence contains these coding sequences:
- the LOC133536553 gene encoding PHD finger protein 24-like, with protein sequence MGVLMSKKQPVDKVQRCTAVVSAFQAGIKDRPAVVKPADGEAEDGSVPAKTSSGPEEKTAEDGEGGEPESPSTSQQAPREECKVNQESWSRLRDGKGVEPEDLEKSHQLTPPAFVRPKRDADDDQPSEVDLAKKEQPPSDEMCDVCEVWTADDLYPCKICTRVFHDGCLSELGYLRAEALQEMRDTAHTDYWFIVYFL encoded by the exons ATGGGCGTGCTCATGTCCAAGAAGCAGCCGGTGGACAAGGTGCAGAGGTGCACTGCCGTGGTCTCAGCCTTCCAGGCCGGCATCAAGGATCGCCCGGCCGTGGTCAAGCCGGCAGACGGAGAAGCAGAGGACGGTAGCGTGCCGGCAAAAACCTCAAGCGGTCCCGAGGAGAAGACCGCCGAGGACGGAGAGGGAGGGGAACCAGAGAGCCCGTCCACCTCCCAGCAGGCTCCTCGGGAGGAGTGCAAGGTCAACCAGGAGTCCTGGTCCAGGTTGCGTGACGGAAAAGGCGTGGAGCCGGAAGATCTGGAGAAGAGCCACCAGCTCACACCGCCGGCTTTTGTGCGGCCCAAGAGGGACGCCGATGACGACCAACCTTCGGAGGTGGACTTGGCAAAGAAAGAACAG CCTCCAAGTGATGAGATGTGCGACGTATGTGAGGTGTGGACGGCCGACGACCTGTACCCGTGCAAGATCTGCACCCGGGTGTTCCATGACGGCTGCCTGAGTGAGCTGGGCTACCTGCGCGCCGAGGCCCTGCAGGAGATGCGGGACACGGCTCACACC GACTACTGGTTTATTGTGTACTTCTtgtag